CGTTAGATTGTGTCAGCAATGGCAGAGCTAGATAAATGATAAGGGTCTCGATTCGTCGAGATACAGAACCCGGCTTATAGACCTATTTTTATTATACTTACATTATGGCAAAGAGGATTTTGATCATTGACGATGAAAAAAGCATTCGTCACACTCTCAAAGAAATTTTAGAATACGAGAACTACGAAGTAGACGAAGCAGAAAACGGACTACAGGCATTGAAGATTCTCACCGAATCAGAATATGACGCGGCACTTTGTGATATCAAAATGCCTGAAATGGATGGCATAGAACTGCTCGAAAAAGCAAAAGAGCTAGACCATGTGCCTCAGTTTATTATGATCTCTGCTCACGGAACCATAGAAACTGCCGTAGAAGCGACAAAAAAAGGAGCCTACGACTTCATCCAAAAGCCACCAGATCTCAATAGGCTATTGCTCACGATCAAAAATGCGCTTGACAAATCCAATCTCATCCAAGAGACCAAAACCCTGCGTAAAAAAGTATCCGGATCGATGCAAATCGTAGGAGAGTCCCTTGCTCTCAGTGAAATCCGAGAAACCATAGAGAAAGTAGCACCGACAGAAGCAAGAGTACTCATCACTGGTGCCAACGGAACGGGAAAAGAATTGGTAGCAAATGCCCTTCACAAATACAGTGGCAGGAGCAAAAACCCACTTATAGAGGTCAACTGTGCCGCTATTCCTTCGGAGCTCATCGAAAGTGAGCTATTTGGACATGAAAAAGGCTCCTTTACATCCGCAGTAAAACAACGTATAGGGAAATTCGAACAAGCCGACAAAGGGACACTATTCCTTGATGAGATCGGTGACATGTCTCTCTCTGCTCAAGCCAAAGTACTTCGCGCTTTACAAGAGAACAAAATCACACGAGTGGGAGGAGAAAAAGAGATCAAAGTTAACGTTAGGATACTAGCTGCTACCAACAAAGATCTCAAGAAAGAAATTGCAGAGAATAGATTTCGCGAAGATCTCTATCATAGACTCAGTGTAATTGTCATCAAAGTCCCTTCACTCAAAGAGCGGACAGATGACATCCCGTTGCTTGTCGATAAATTCTTACAAGACATTGCGGACAATCACGGAACCACTGTCAAGGCAATAGACAGCAAAGCCATTCAATTGCTACAAAAAGGAGAATGGACTGGAAACATACGCGAATTGCGTAATGTAGTAGAGCGACTGGTGATCATGAGTGATCAAACCATCACAGAAGAGCATGTAAAAAAATATGCGGATATACAGTAACTGTACATCCGCATCATATCTTCTTTCCCCGAATTGTTTATTTTGACAACTCAGATGTTTCTGTATCCACTTTAGCGTACGTAGGACATGTTCTCTGCGTACACGCACTCATCGCAAAGATTGCTAAGGCCAGTATTAGTGCTTTGATCTTCATATTTTATTCGTTATCAATTACCTGCTACATTTAAAGCTTAAATATATATAAAAAATTACATTATCCTCAAAAGGCTGTTTTCAATTCCCTCCATTACTTGGTTATACCAACGCCTATTCCACCAACAAATTGCACCCCCTAATGTCCGAGTTGTCAATTCTACCCAACACTTCGAAACTCCCATCGGCATGGACACGGCCCAAATCTTTGGTCTCTATAAAGGCACACGAATGAATATTCGCCAAATCAATGATATTGAGACCTCCCGATCGTTCATTTGACACTTGCGAAAATGGATCATTAATATCTCTTACCAACACTCTCATCGTACGAGGCACTTCAAAACGCTTGTCTTCCAGCGAGTAAGCCTGTGACAGCAATTCTGTCATACCATACTCCGAATGGATCGATACAGCTCCAAGTCTCTCACGCATCAAACCATAAAACTGATCTTTGGTCATTTCCTCTCTCCTCCCTTTCATTCCCCCAGTTTCTATTATTGTCAGCCCATTCATTTCTTTTTGAGCACTCTCGCACAAATCAAGCAAAGCATAACCAACCCCAAACAAAAACACTTTTTTAGATTGCCCTAGGGCCTCTAGAACATCTTCTACCAACTGATCCATATCATCGAGATA
The DNA window shown above is from Reichenbachiella sp. 5M10 and carries:
- a CDS encoding acyl transferase, producing MKLINSFKQRLTSLKSDQFDQMAMDLFRFQAACNPCYQQYLSHLGVDATSVQKIEDVPFMPIEFFKHHLVQSGEWAVDKEFLSSGTTGMARSSHLVEDLTFYEDNARRIFESFYGDVTELVFFALLPSYQEQGNSSLIAMVDSFMHLSNNQQGGYYLDDMDQLVEDVLEALGQSKKVFLFGVGYALLDLCESAQKEMNGLTIIETGGMKGRREEMTKDQFYGLMRERLGAVSIHSEYGMTELLSQAYSLEDKRFEVPRTMRVLVRDINDPFSQVSNERSGGLNIIDLANIHSCAFIETKDLGRVHADGSFEVLGRIDNSDIRGCNLLVE
- a CDS encoding sigma-54 dependent transcriptional regulator, which gives rise to MAKRILIIDDEKSIRHTLKEILEYENYEVDEAENGLQALKILTESEYDAALCDIKMPEMDGIELLEKAKELDHVPQFIMISAHGTIETAVEATKKGAYDFIQKPPDLNRLLLTIKNALDKSNLIQETKTLRKKVSGSMQIVGESLALSEIRETIEKVAPTEARVLITGANGTGKELVANALHKYSGRSKNPLIEVNCAAIPSELIESELFGHEKGSFTSAVKQRIGKFEQADKGTLFLDEIGDMSLSAQAKVLRALQENKITRVGGEKEIKVNVRILAATNKDLKKEIAENRFREDLYHRLSVIVIKVPSLKERTDDIPLLVDKFLQDIADNHGTTVKAIDSKAIQLLQKGEWTGNIRELRNVVERLVIMSDQTITEEHVKKYADIQ